The DNA region GCTACTCATTGCAAGAACTGCTTAATAACGATTATTTTCGTTCTTATTTATCATTGGATATTATGGGCGCGCAAGTTGGTGCAGCAATAAAAAATGTGATCACTTTAGCAGTTGGCATGCTTGATGGCGCAGGACATACTGATAATGTAAAAGCATTCATTTTAACACGCGGGCTTACGGAAATGATTACGTTAGCAAAGTTATATAACGGCAGACCGGAGACGCTTTATGGACTTTGTGGTGTGGGCGATTTAGTGTTAACCGCGATGGGTAAATTAAGCAAAAACCGAGAAGTTGGTAGAAGATTAGGTAAAGGTCAAAAATTAGAAAAAATTTTGGATGAAACTGGTTATATCCCTGAAGGAATCAATACCGTAAATTCAGTCCATCAATTAATTGAAAACCATAATCTTGATTTGCCGATTTGTAATGGCGTGTATCAAATTATTAATGGCAAGCAATCAATTGACGGACTTTTAACTTTGCTTATGCAGCGGCCACCTGAGCAAGATTGTGTATTTTAAACTTTAAATTGTTGACCAAGCTCATCGGTTAATATTACTTCTTGACCAATTCTTAGATCTAAATGATCATATTGTTTATTTTTGATGTCTTCAATAAAATCATTTACTGATTGCGGAACTTCTTTTTTATAATCGATGTAGTTTTGTTTTATAGTTTTGGCTTCTCGATACATAAGTTGAATTCCTAGTCCTTTAGCTTTTTTTCTGATTTCTTTTATATCAGCAGAAGCATAGTCCTCACAATTATTAAGAATAGATTTGAACTTATTAAATATCGCTTGAGGTACTCGTTCTTTGCGCATATTTTGTTCATCATCAGATCCAAACCATTGAGGATAAAGCTTGCGAAGAATGGAATGTCCAAATTCACGACAATGAAGTCCTGCATCTTGTACATTTCCTATTCCGTGATTTTCCATTTTGATAAAAATTAATTGCTTTTCTTCATCAACTTTACCAAATAAAATATGGCGTTTATTAGAAACTGGTAAAAAGATATCTTGCTTATCAATATCAATACCATAATGTATATAAGCTTCTTTTTTCTGAAGGCTTTTTACTGAATTCGCAGCATTATCTAAGCCCCAATAAGAAAAAATACTTGATATAAAAGTTGGTTTTGGTTCAACTTTATTACTTTGTTCATAATATTGATTAAAATGGCTTGAAGGCCGCGGATAAGCGGTTAAATTTTGAAAGCAAATAGCAGGGCTTTCAGCATTGATACCTTGATATTTTTTATCTACATAAGATTTTAGAAATTCAAAAATTCCAAAATTGGAATCTTGAATAACAAATGTTCCTTCATTAAATTCTTGATTTTTATTTTCTGCTAATGCATAAAAATAATGCAATAATTCCGTAATTTGGGTTAAATGATCCTTATCTTTCAATAGATTGTCAAAGCCATTGTTATA from Candidatus Babeliales bacterium includes:
- a CDS encoding NAD(P)H-dependent glycerol-3-phosphate dehydrogenase; the protein is MKTVCVLGEGAWGTAIATLLASNNIEVQLWCYDKNIAEDIKISRYNNRYLPNVYLDAKIKPITDIAKATKNVSWIFEAIPVKFLRKVIEEIKQYAVNEKNWVILSKGIEQDTLLLPSQIIDDVFKISVPKAVLLGPSYAQDLAHKEITAVTLGVNDCMLGYSLQELLNNDYFRSYLSLDIMGAQVGAAIKNVITLAVGMLDGAGHTDNVKAFILTRGLTEMITLAKLYNGRPETLYGLCGVGDLVLTAMGKLSKNREVGRRLGKGQKLEKILDETGYIPEGINTVNSVHQLIENHNLDLPICNGVYQIINGKQSIDGLLTLLMQRPPEQDCVF